GGGCGTCGGCACAGGTCGATGACCAGGCGTCGCACAAGCGGCTTGTGAATCATGGACAAAGTTGTACAGCAGCCACAGCCCCCCACCAAGAGGCGTCTTACTTCCTGGACGAGGTCCGGTGGGCGCATGGGCGCATGGGCGAGGCGCCGGCCCCGACAGCGGGCCGGCGCCTCGGAAGAGTCAGCGCAGGGTGCCGATGCGTTCCACCCGGTCGCTCACTCCGTTCCGGAGTTCACTCAGGGTCGTACCGGAAGGAGCCACCGTGGGTGTCGACGACGGCGGCTGGGTCTCGTCGGCGCACCGCGTGCCGCGCTTCGGGACCTTCAGGTCGGCCAGGTAGGACGTCACCGCGTCCGTCGCGCACGCGCTGCGCCCGAACGCCGTGTGTCCCTCGGCCTCGAAGGTGAGCAGCCGTCCGTTGTCGAGCTCCCGCGACAGCGCCACCGCGTCCCGGTAGGGGGTGTCCGGGTCACCGGTCGTGCCGAGGACCAGGATCGGCGCGGAGCCCTCCGCCTCGAAGGGGCCGCCGTAGCGGCTGACCTGCTCGCCGGGCCACTGGACGCAGGCCGTGGCGTGCTGGTGGTCGTAGGTCGGCGGGCCGAAGGCCATGGCGGGGCCCAGGAGGGGGGCCAGCCGGGCGTTGGTGGTGACCTCGCGCTTCATACGGGCCGGGCTGTCCGGGTAGTCCTTGTCGACGCACTCGACGACCACGTTCGGGCCGAGGAAGTCGAAGCTGGCCGGGGACGGCGGCCGCAGCAGGAAGGACGTGTTGTCGCGCAGCTGCGCCTTGCGCATCGCCTCGCCGAGGGCGGGCCAGATGACCTTGCCCTCGTTGATGTTGAACATCAGGCGGTACACGAGGGTGTAGCCGTTCGCCCGGCCGCCGCTCGCGGTCACGACCGGGTTCGCGTCCAGGTCCGCCTTCAGCTTCTCGAAGGCCGCGCGCGGGTCGCCGTCGCCGAACCCGCAGGTCGCCTGGTCCGCGGCGCACCAGTCGAGGAAGCGGCTCATCGCGCCGTCCAGGGCGAGGTACTGGGTGCGGTCGTAGGCGTAGGGCCGGTTCGCGTAGCGCTCGGGGTCGTACGCGCCGTCGAGCACGAGGGCCCGTACCCGCTCCGGGAACAGGGACGCGTAGACCGTGCCGATGTAGCTGCCGAACGACCGGCCGTAGTAGGTGAGTTGCTCCTCGCCGAGCGCCTGGCGCAGCAGGTCGATGTCCCGGGCGACGTACTCCGTGCCGACATACGGCAGCAGGGCCCCCGCGTTGTCCTGGCACGCCTGGTCGAAGGCGGCGGCCTGCTGTACGGCGGGTTCGTAGGCGTCGGGGCCGGGGACGCCCTTGGCCGCGGTGACGGCGGCCGTGTACGTGGGGTCGTCCCAGCACTGGAGGGCTGAGCTGCGGCCGACGCCGCGCACGTCGTAGCCGAAGACGTCGAAGGAGTCGCGCAGGTCGGCCGGCAGGTCGGCGTAGTTGTTGCGGACGAAGTCCACGCCGGAGTTGCCCGGGCCGCCGGGCTGCATGAAGAGGGTGCCCTTGTGTTCGGCCTGGGCAGTGGCCTTCTTGCGGATGACGGCCAGGGTGATGGTGGCGCCGTCCGGGTCGTCGTAGTCGAGCGGCACGGCGGCGTTCGCACACTCGAAGCCGCCCTGGCAGGCCGCCCAGGCGAGGGTCGGTACCGGGGCCGGAGCGGTCCGGGCGGGTGCCGCCTGGACTGCCCCGGCCCCGGCTATGACGAGCGCGATCGCCGCCGCACCGACGGTTTTGAGTGGTCTGAGCACGGTGTGTCCCCCTGTAGCTGATGTGGCACCAAGAACCCGTGGATGAAGAGGAGTTCGAGGGGCCTCCCGTTCCACAGGGAACGCACAGGTGTTTCCGGGATGTCTCCACGGTGTTCGTCCATGTGAACAGAAATCAGCTACCGGACTATTGACGTGCTCAGGCCAGCACTCCTACCTTCCGGGGGAAAGCGCTTTCCAAGTCTTGTCTCAGACTCACCCGCTCCACCCCTCTGGCACGACCCGCACCGTCCTGGAGATGGAGATCCACGATGCACCTGAGAACCGCAATAGCCTGCGCCGCCCTCCTCGGCGGCACCTTCGTCGCCCTGTCCGGCCCCACCGCGCAGGCCGCCACCGCCCGCTACGAGGCCGAGACGTCCCCGGCCGTCTGCACCGGCGCCATCGAATCCGACTGGACCGGCTACTCCGGCAGCGGCTTCTGCAACGCCACGAACGCCACCAGCGGCTATGCCCAGTTCACCGTCACCTCGTCCGCGGCCGGCACGGCGACCGTGGCCGTCCGCTTCGCCAACGGCACCACCACCGCCCGACCGGCGAACATCATCGTGAACGGCACGACGGTCAGCACGGCCTCCTTCGAGGGCACGGGCACCTGGACGGGCTGGACCACCAAGACCCTGACCGTGCCGGTCAATTCGGGCAGCAACACCATCCGGCTCTCCCCGACCACCGCCACCGGCCTGCCCAACGTCGACTACCTCGAGGCCACGACGCCCGACGGCGGCACCACGCCTCCCGCGAGCGGCGCGCTCTACGTCTCGCCCAGCGGCACCGCCGGCGCGGCCGGCACGATCGACGCCCCGACCACCCTCGCCTCGGCGATCGGCAAGGTGTCCTCGGGCGGCACGATCTACCTGCGCGGAGGGACGTACAACCACTCCACGACGGTCACCATCCCGGCCGGCAGCAACGGCACCTCGTCCGCCCGGACCACCCTCGCCGCCTACGCGGGTGAGACCCCCGTCCTCAACTTCTCGGCGCAGACCGAGGCCTCGTCCAACCGCGGGCTCCAGCTGAACGCCAGCTACTGGCACATCAAGGGCCTCGTCGTCGAGCGCGCCGGTGACAACGGGATCTACGTCGGCGGCAGCAACAACGTCATCGAGCGCACGGTGACCCGCTACAACCGTGACACCGGGCTCCAGCTCGGACGGATGGCCTCCACCACCCCCAACAGCGAGTGGCCGGCCAACAACCTGATCCTCAGCGCCGAGTCGCACGACAACGCCGACTCCGACGGCGAGGACGCCGACGGCTTCGCCGCGAAGCTGACGACCGGCAGCGGCAACGTCTTCCGGTACGCCGTCTCCCACAACAACATCGACGACGGCTGGGACCTCTACACCAAGACCGACACCGGTGCCATCGGCCCGGTGACCATCGAGGACTCCCTCGCCTACGACAACGGCACCCTCAGCGACGGCACCACGGCCGGCAACGGCGACCGCAACGGCTACAAGCTCGGCGGCGACGGCATCGCGGTCAACCACGTCGTGAAGCGCAGCATCGCCTTCGAGAACGGCAAGCACGGGTTCACCTTCAACAGCAACCCGGGCACGATGACGATCTCGAACAACCTGAGCATCGCCAACACCGAGCGCAACTTCAACTTCGACGGCGGCACCTCGGTGTTCCGCAACAACACCTCCTGCAACA
Above is a window of Streptomyces sp. NBC_00490 DNA encoding:
- a CDS encoding alpha/beta hydrolase, which produces MLRPLKTVGAAAIALVIAGAGAVQAAPARTAPAPVPTLAWAACQGGFECANAAVPLDYDDPDGATITLAVIRKKATAQAEHKGTLFMQPGGPGNSGVDFVRNNYADLPADLRDSFDVFGYDVRGVGRSSALQCWDDPTYTAAVTAAKGVPGPDAYEPAVQQAAAFDQACQDNAGALLPYVGTEYVARDIDLLRQALGEEQLTYYGRSFGSYIGTVYASLFPERVRALVLDGAYDPERYANRPYAYDRTQYLALDGAMSRFLDWCAADQATCGFGDGDPRAAFEKLKADLDANPVVTASGGRANGYTLVYRLMFNINEGKVIWPALGEAMRKAQLRDNTSFLLRPPSPASFDFLGPNVVVECVDKDYPDSPARMKREVTTNARLAPLLGPAMAFGPPTYDHQHATACVQWPGEQVSRYGGPFEAEGSAPILVLGTTGDPDTPYRDAVALSRELDNGRLLTFEAEGHTAFGRSACATDAVTSYLADLKVPKRGTRCADETQPPSSTPTVAPSGTTLSELRNGVSDRVERIGTLR
- a CDS encoding carbohydrate-binding protein, translated to MHLRTAIACAALLGGTFVALSGPTAQAATARYEAETSPAVCTGAIESDWTGYSGSGFCNATNATSGYAQFTVTSSAAGTATVAVRFANGTTTARPANIIVNGTTVSTASFEGTGTWTGWTTKTLTVPVNSGSNTIRLSPTTATGLPNVDYLEATTPDGGTTPPASGALYVSPSGTAGAAGTIDAPTTLASAIGKVSSGGTIYLRGGTYNHSTTVTIPAGSNGTSSARTTLAAYAGETPVLNFSAQTEASSNRGLQLNASYWHIKGLVVERAGDNGIYVGGSNNVIERTVTRYNRDTGLQLGRMASTTPNSEWPANNLILSAESHDNADSDGEDADGFAAKLTTGSGNVFRYAVSHNNIDDGWDLYTKTDTGAIGPVTIEDSLAYDNGTLSDGTTAGNGDRNGYKLGGDGIAVNHVVKRSIAFENGKHGFTFNSNPGTMTISNNLSIANTERNFNFDGGTSVFRNNTSCNSGSSDRYVGDADSSNQFWSGTNGSRCSAYNGALGWSFASNGTLVVTIGGTKVTL